Proteins co-encoded in one Dryobates pubescens isolate bDryPub1 chromosome 4, bDryPub1.pri, whole genome shotgun sequence genomic window:
- the NPW gene encoding neuropeptide W, with protein sequence MAKRGLSGGAWGALVLLGLMLPAAPTWAWYKHVASPRYHTVGRASGLLMGVRRSPYLWRRDLPAERPANRPGAAAPAAAAAPQPPPARPAGDTPLPPPAPGRLLQRLLRRGWGGPRPTPARPPPPGPRGAQLLQLEDLALIH encoded by the exons ATGGCGAAGCGGGGGCTGTCGGGGGGCGCCTGGggggctctggtgctgctggggctgatgcTGCCGGCAGCCCCGACGTGGGCTTGGTACAAACACGTCGCCAGCCCCCGGTACCACACGGTGGGACGAGCTTCGGGGCTGCTCATGGGGGTCCGGCGCTCCCCTTACCTCTGGCGTCGGGACTTACCGGCAGAGCGCCCCGCGAACCGGCCCGGGGCAGCCGCTCCCGCAGCCGCCGCTGCCCCCcagccgccccccgcccgccccgccggggACACTCCGCTGCCTCCGCCTGCTCCCGGTCGcctcctgcagaggctgctccggaggggatgggggggtcCCCGACCGACCCCCGCCAGACCCCCCCCGCCAGGGCCCCGCGGCGCTCAG CTTCTCCAGCTTGAAGACTTGGCCCTGATCCACTGA